AGTTAATGATTGCCTTATCCGGCAACGACACACTGCTCCACAGGCCAGGACTACCACCGTGGCGGATAGATACACCAATATCACCGGCGCTTTCGCCTGCTGCGACCGGAGATTAGAGGGTAAAAAAGTGCTCCTTATTGACGATGTGGCTACATCCGGAGCCACACTCGATGCCGCCGCCGCGGCGCTGAAAGCCGCCGGCGCCACAGCAGTATGGGGACTGACTCTGGCCAGGGAAATATGAAGGGACGGATTAAATGACAAAGGTTATTGGACTTACCGGCGGTATCGGCAGCGGCAAGAGTACCGTTGCCCGCTTCCTTGCTGAGATGGGGGCTATCATTTTAGATGCCGACAAGCTGGGCCATGAAGTCTTCAAACCGGATACCCCCGCCTGGCATGAAGTAGTGGCTACCTTCGGCACGGAGGTTCTCAGCCCCGGTGGAGAGATCGACCGTCAGAAGCTGGGAGGAATCGTCTTCAATGACCCGGAAGCTCTTTCGCGGTTAAACCGGATAATGCACCCCCGTATAAATGATATGGCCAAAGCGCGGATTGAAGAGTACCGACGGCAGGGGGCAGACGTGGTGGTCCTTGAAGCGGCTATCCTGATTGAAGCCGACTGGACATCAGTGGTGGACGAAGTCTGGGTCACTGTAGCCCCCGAAGACAGGGTGCTGGAACGGGTCAAGGAGCAGCGTGGATTAGATGAGACGCAAATCCGGGCCCGCATCCGTTCCCAGCTAACCACAGAAGAGAGGATCAAACAC
This Dehalococcoidales bacterium DNA region includes the following protein-coding sequences:
- the coaE gene encoding dephospho-CoA kinase (Dephospho-CoA kinase (CoaE) performs the final step in coenzyme A biosynthesis.), translating into MTKVIGLTGGIGSGKSTVARFLAEMGAIILDADKLGHEVFKPDTPAWHEVVATFGTEVLSPGGEIDRQKLGGIVFNDPEALSRLNRIMHPRINDMAKARIEEYRRQGADVVVLEAAILIEADWTSVVDEVWVTVAPEDRVLERVKEQRGLDETQIRARIRSQLTTEERIKHADVVIQNAGDLDEIKSRVREQWDRLHSGKINP